From one Lycium ferocissimum isolate CSIRO_LF1 chromosome 7, AGI_CSIRO_Lferr_CH_V1, whole genome shotgun sequence genomic stretch:
- the LOC132063525 gene encoding probable serine/threonine-protein kinase PBL7, translating into MEDNHSHHHSESQSHKSHQHNDMIPSTSILLIIIPVIIIILLIAISLLIVMLKRIQSAKHNTINSSKSTSHVINNSNCMFIAHSTINIHSSPEVKGGCLHGQGGSSSGRMPQSKLRGVQVFTYKQLEMATDNFSEANLIGNGGYGVVYRGILTDGTVAAIKLLQREGKQWERSFRLEVDLLSRLHSPYLVELLGYCADQQHRLLIFEYMSNGSLQQHLHKQSKSSLNWGIRLRIALDCARALEYLHEHTTPSVIHRGFKCSNVLLDQDFRAKVSDFGLAKIGSDKLNGLISTRVLGTTGYLAPEYASTGKLTTKSDVYSYGVVLLELLTGRVPIDTNRPPGEHVLVSWALPRLTNREKVVEMVDPTLEGQYTKKDLIQVAAIGAMCVQTEADYRPLMTDVVQSLVPLVKTYSSSCPSNSFRS; encoded by the exons ATGGAAGATAACCATAGCCACCATCATTCGGAATCTCAAAGTCATAAAAGCCACCAGCACAATGACATGATCCCTTCAACATCCATTCTCTTGATAATCATTCCAGTCATAATTATAATCTTGCTTATTGCAATATCTCTTCTCATCGTGATGCTTAAGCGCATACAATCTGCCAAACACAACACGATTAATAGTTCAAAAAGCACAAGTCATGTCATCAACAACAGCAATTGTATGTTCATTGCTCACAGCACCATCAACATCCATTCCAGCCCAG AAGTAAAAGGTGGATGTTTGCACGGACAGGGAGGAAGTTCATCAGGAAGGATGCCACAATCTAAATTGAGAGGAGTTCAAGTATTTACATACAAGCAGCTGGAGATGGCTACCGACAATTTTAGTGAGGCAAATTTAATTGGAAATGGAGGTTATGGGGTTGTCTACAGAGGAATCCTTACTGATGGGACTGTGGCTGCAATTAAACTTCTGCAGAGGGAAGGCAAGCAATGGGAACGTTCTTTTAGATTAGAG GTGGATTTATTAAGTCGCTTACACTCTCCTTACCTGGTTGAACTTCTTGGCTACTGCGCAGACCAACAACACAGGCTCCTAATATTTGAGTATATGTCTAACGGTTCACTCCAACAGCATCTACATAAACAATCCAAGAGTTCATTAAACTGGGGAATTAGATTGAGAATAGCCCTTGATTGTGCTAGAGCATTGGAGTATTTGCATGAGCACACAACCCCATCAGTCATCCATAGAGGCTTCAAGTGCAGTAATGTTCTACTTGATCAAGATTTCAGAGCTAAGGTATCTGATTTTGGTTTAGCGAAAATTGGCTCGGACAAACTGAACGGTCTGATCTCAACGCGAGTATTAGGGACCACAGGATATTTGGCCCCCGA GTATGCTTCAACTGGCAAACTTACAACAAAATCAGATGTATACAGCTATGGTGTGGTTCTTCTAGAGCTATTGACAGGCCGTGTACCAATCGATACAAACCGGCCTCCTGGAGAACACGTGCTTGTCTCATGG GCTCTTCCAAGATTGACAAACAGAGAAAAAGTAGTTGAAATGGTAGATCCAACATTAGAAGGCCAGTACACCAAGAAAGATCTAATCCAG GTAGCAGCTATAGGAGCAATGTGTGTGCAAACAGAAGCAGATTATCGTCCGTTAATGACGGATGTTGTGCAATCCTTAGTACCTCTTGTGAAGACATACTCTTCTTCATGTCCTTCCAATTCCTTCAGGTCTTAG